A section of the Lynx canadensis isolate LIC74 chromosome A1, mLynCan4.pri.v2, whole genome shotgun sequence genome encodes:
- the ADPRHL1 gene encoding protein ADP-ribosylarginine hydrolase-like protein 1 isoform X1, with the protein MEKFKAAMLLGAVGDALGHRNARKDSSASGRKVQEEPRASGGQDQLVPSRERWPVSDNTIMHLTTAAALTTDYWCLDDLYREMVRRYVEVLEKLPEHWADPATLEGCSQLKPDNYLLAWHTPFNEKGSGFGAATKAMCIGMRYWKPERLETLVEVSIECGRMTHNHPTGFLGSLCTALFASYAAQGKPLEQWGRDMMQTVPLAEEYCKKTIRHLAEYQEHWFYFEAKWQFYLEERKIGEDTGSKATFPDRYDAEEREKAYRKWSSEGRGGRRGHDAPMIAYDALLGAGDNWTELCQRAMCHGGDLSVARGANGTVRRVYFGRDVYTGPGERCSGPAQGWARGRPPAPTGRGSSPDPRLPLENTDKTETRLALRSKLLVFGAPTTVLAAARRPSIHMLFQPQLSSLQCGDRPSTCYFRPGVWGQRRTCWACLQVQGQAVIEGPSERPCLHKSTCPGPRESSHHWPFQFSDFWDAEGHAGTPRVKEGHPQDQWGQHSQATGKACTEEGT; encoded by the exons ATGGAGAAGTTCAAGGCTGCCATGCtgctgggggcggtgggggacgCTCTCGGGCACAGAAACGCTCGCAAGGACAGCAGCGCTTCCGGAAGGAAGGTCCAGGAGGAGCCGCGGGCGAGCGGGGGCCAGGACCAGCTGGTGCCGTCCCGGGAGAGGTGGCCGGTGAGTGACAACACCATCATGCACCTGACGACGGCCGCGGCCCTGACCACAG ACTACTGGTGCCTGGATGACCTTTACCGAGAGATGGTGAGGCGCTACGTGGAAGTCCTTGAGAAGCTTCCAGAACATTGGGCTGACCCAGCTACCCTGGAAGGCTGCTCACAGCTGAAGCCGGATAACTATCTCCTCGCCTGGCACACGCCTTTCAACGAGAAGG GCTCAGGGTTTGGAGCTGCCACCAAAGCCATGTGCATCGGCATGCGGTACTGGAAGCCGGAGCGCCTGGAGACCCTTGTGGAAGTGAGCATCGAGTGTGGCAGGATGACGCACAACCACCCCACAG GCTTCCTCGGGTCCCTGTGCACGGCTCTGTTTGCATCTTACGCCGCGCAAGGAAAGCCACTGGAGCAGTGGGGCAGAGACATGATGCAGACGGTACCGCTGGCAGAGGAGTATTGTAAGAAGACCATCCGGCACCTGGCAG AATACCAGGAGCACTGGTTTTACTTTGAGGCAAAATGGCAGTTTTACTTGGAGGAGAGAAAAATCGGCGAAGATACGGGAAGTAAAGCCACCTTCCCTGACCGCTACGACgcggaggagagagaaaag GCTTACCGGAAATGGAGCTCTGAAGGCCGAGGGGGCCGGCGGGGCCATGATGCCCCCATGATTGCCTACGACGCTCTCTTAGGAGCTGGGGACAACTGGACAGAGCTCTGCCAGCGGGCCATGTGTCATGGAG GTGACCTCTCGGTCGCCAGAGGTGCCAACGGAACCGTCAGGAGAGTTTATTTTGGCCGCGATGTTTACACTGGCCCTGGAGAGAGGTGTTCTGGTCCTGCCCAGGGATGGGCTCGGGGACGTCCGCCCGCACCCACAGGCAGGGGCAGCAGCCCAGACCCCAGACTGCCTTTGGAAAACACTGACAAGACGGAAACACGCTTGGCTTTGAGGAGCAAACTGCTGGTGTTTGGTGCTCCCACAACTGTCCTCGCTGCAGCACGGAGACCATCCATCCACATGCTGTTTCAGCCACAACTGTCCTCACTGCAGTGCGGGGACCGTCCATCCACATGCTATTTCAGGCCAGGCGTGTGGGGCCAAAGAAGGACGTGCTGGGCCTGCCTGCAAGTCCAGGGTCAGGCAGTCATCGAAGGCCCCAGTGAGAGACCTTGCCTCCACAAGAGCACATGCCCAGGCCCGCGGGAGAGTTCACACCACTGGCCATTCCAATTCAGTGACTTCTGGGATGCAGAGGGCCATGCAGGTACCCCTCGAGTGAAAGAGGGGCATCCACAGGACCAGTGGGGGCAGCACAGTCAGGCCACTGGGAAAGCctgcactgaggagggcacctga
- the ADPRHL1 gene encoding protein ADP-ribosylarginine hydrolase-like protein 1 isoform X3, translating into MEKFKAAMLLGAVGDALGHRNARKDSSASGRKVQEEPRASGGQDQLVPSRERWPVSDNTIMHLTTAAALTTDYWCLDDLYREMVRRYVEVLEKLPEHWADPATLEGCSQLKPDNYLLAWHTPFNEKGSGFGAATKAMCIGMRYWKPERLETLVEVSIECGRMTHNHPTGFLGSLCTALFASYAAQGKPLEQWGRDMMQTVPLAEEYCKKTIRHLAEYQEHWFYFEAKWQFYLEERKIGEDTGSKATFPDRYDAEEREKAYRKWSSEGRGGRRGHDAPMIAYDALLGAGDNWTELCQRAMCHGGESGATGTIAGCLFGLLHGLDAVPTGLYQDLEHKEELARLGEALYRLSTQEK; encoded by the exons ATGGAGAAGTTCAAGGCTGCCATGCtgctgggggcggtgggggacgCTCTCGGGCACAGAAACGCTCGCAAGGACAGCAGCGCTTCCGGAAGGAAGGTCCAGGAGGAGCCGCGGGCGAGCGGGGGCCAGGACCAGCTGGTGCCGTCCCGGGAGAGGTGGCCGGTGAGTGACAACACCATCATGCACCTGACGACGGCCGCGGCCCTGACCACAG ACTACTGGTGCCTGGATGACCTTTACCGAGAGATGGTGAGGCGCTACGTGGAAGTCCTTGAGAAGCTTCCAGAACATTGGGCTGACCCAGCTACCCTGGAAGGCTGCTCACAGCTGAAGCCGGATAACTATCTCCTCGCCTGGCACACGCCTTTCAACGAGAAGG GCTCAGGGTTTGGAGCTGCCACCAAAGCCATGTGCATCGGCATGCGGTACTGGAAGCCGGAGCGCCTGGAGACCCTTGTGGAAGTGAGCATCGAGTGTGGCAGGATGACGCACAACCACCCCACAG GCTTCCTCGGGTCCCTGTGCACGGCTCTGTTTGCATCTTACGCCGCGCAAGGAAAGCCACTGGAGCAGTGGGGCAGAGACATGATGCAGACGGTACCGCTGGCAGAGGAGTATTGTAAGAAGACCATCCGGCACCTGGCAG AATACCAGGAGCACTGGTTTTACTTTGAGGCAAAATGGCAGTTTTACTTGGAGGAGAGAAAAATCGGCGAAGATACGGGAAGTAAAGCCACCTTCCCTGACCGCTACGACgcggaggagagagaaaag GCTTACCGGAAATGGAGCTCTGAAGGCCGAGGGGGCCGGCGGGGCCATGATGCCCCCATGATTGCCTACGACGCTCTCTTAGGAGCTGGGGACAACTGGACAGAGCTCTGCCAGCGGGCCATGTGTCATGGAG GCGAGAGCGGGGCCACAGGGACTATCGCGGGCTGCCTGTTCGGGCTGCTGCACGGCCTGGACGCGGTTCCCACGGGCCTGTACCAGGACCTGGAGCACAAGGAGGAGCTGGCACGCCTGGGCGAAGCCCTTTACCGCCTGTCCACTCAGGAGAA GTGA
- the ADPRHL1 gene encoding protein ADP-ribosylarginine hydrolase-like protein 1 isoform X2 — MEKFKAAMLLGAVGDALGHRNARKDSSASGRKVQEEPRASGGQDQLVPSRERWPVSDNTIMHLTTAAALTTDYWCLDDLYREMVRRYVEVLEKLPEHWADPATLEGCSQLKPDNYLLAWHTPFNEKGSGFGAATKAMCIGMRYWKPERLETLVEVSIECGRMTHNHPTGFLGSLCTALFASYAAQGKPLEQWGRDMMQTVPLAEEYCKKTIRHLAEYQEHWFYFEAKWQFYLEERKIGEDTGSKATFPDRYDAEEREKAYRKWSSEGRGGRRGHDAPMIAYDALLGAGDNWTELCQRAMCHGGESGATGTIAGCLFGLLHGLDAVPTGLYQDLEHKEELARLGEALYRLSTQEK; from the exons ATGGAGAAGTTCAAGGCTGCCATGCtgctgggggcggtgggggacgCTCTCGGGCACAGAAACGCTCGCAAGGACAGCAGCGCTTCCGGAAGGAAGGTCCAGGAGGAGCCGCGGGCGAGCGGGGGCCAGGACCAGCTGGTGCCGTCCCGGGAGAGGTGGCCGGTGAGTGACAACACCATCATGCACCTGACGACGGCCGCGGCCCTGACCACAG ACTACTGGTGCCTGGATGACCTTTACCGAGAGATGGTGAGGCGCTACGTGGAAGTCCTTGAGAAGCTTCCAGAACATTGGGCTGACCCAGCTACCCTGGAAGGCTGCTCACAGCTGAAGCCGGATAACTATCTCCTCGCCTGGCACACGCCTTTCAACGAGAAGG GCTCAGGGTTTGGAGCTGCCACCAAAGCCATGTGCATCGGCATGCGGTACTGGAAGCCGGAGCGCCTGGAGACCCTTGTGGAAGTGAGCATCGAGTGTGGCAGGATGACGCACAACCACCCCACAG GCTTCCTCGGGTCCCTGTGCACGGCTCTGTTTGCATCTTACGCCGCGCAAGGAAAGCCACTGGAGCAGTGGGGCAGAGACATGATGCAGACGGTACCGCTGGCAGAGGAGTATTGTAAGAAGACCATCCGGCACCTGGCAG AATACCAGGAGCACTGGTTTTACTTTGAGGCAAAATGGCAGTTTTACTTGGAGGAGAGAAAAATCGGCGAAGATACGGGAAGTAAAGCCACCTTCCCTGACCGCTACGACgcggaggagagagaaaag GCTTACCGGAAATGGAGCTCTGAAGGCCGAGGGGGCCGGCGGGGCCATGATGCCCCCATGATTGCCTACGACGCTCTCTTAGGAGCTGGGGACAACTGGACAGAGCTCTGCCAGCGGGCCATGTGTCATGGAG GCGAGAGCGGGGCCACAGGGACTATCGCGGGCTGCCTGTTCGGGCTGCTGCACGGCCTGGACGCGGTTCCCACGGGCCTGTACCAGGACCTGGAGCACAAGGAGGAGCTGGCACGCCTGGGCGAAGCCCTTTACCGCCTGTCCACTCAGGAGAAGTAA